CCGGTCGTTCGTGTCCGCGGACTGACCAAGCGGTTCCAGCGCGCCGACGGCTCGATCGTGAACGCCATCGACGGCGTCGACCTCGACGTCGCGCCCGGCGACTTCATCGTGCTCCTCGGCCCCAGCGGCTGCGGGAAGACCACCCTGCTGCGCAGCATCGCCGGTCTCGAGCGCCCGGACGGCGGCGAGATCAAGATCCACGGCCGGATGAACTTCTCCGGCGCGTCGGGCATCGAGGTGCCGCCCGAGCGCCGCGAACTGAGCATGATCTTCCAGTCCTACGCCCTGTGGCCGCACATGACCGCGTTCCAGAACGTCGCCTACCCGCTCGAGAGCAAGCGCGGCGGCAAGGTCGGCAAGGACGAGATCGCCCGGCGCGTCCGTCGTGTGCTCGAACTGGTCGGCATCCCCGAACTCGAACGGCAGTACCCCAACCAGATGAGTGGCGGTCAGCAGCAGCGCGTCGCCCTGGCCCGCGCACTGGTCAACGGTGACGGCCTGGTGCTGTTCGACGAGCCGCTGTCCAACGTCGACGCCAAGGTGCGCGAACAGCTGCGCGTCGAGCTCGTGACGATGCAGCGCGAGCTCGGCTTCTCGGCCGTGTTCGTCACCCACGACCAGGTCGAGGCGATGGAGCTTGCGCACCGCATCGCGGTGCTGCGCAACGGCCGCGTCGAGCAGTTCGCGCCGCCGCGGGAGGTCTACGAACGCCCGTCGACCCGGTACGTGGCCAACTTCATCGGCACGACCAACGAGCTGGTCGGCACCCTGCGCGAGCGTTCGGCCGACGAGGTCGTGGTCGAGACCGCGCTCGGCGCGGTCGTCGGCGTCCCCTCGCCCAC
The sequence above is a segment of the Egicoccus sp. AB-alg2 genome. Coding sequences within it:
- a CDS encoding ABC transporter ATP-binding protein, whose protein sequence is MTHDTDDVHLDGAPAAGEDAPVVRVRGLTKRFQRADGSIVNAIDGVDLDVAPGDFIVLLGPSGCGKTTLLRSIAGLERPDGGEIKIHGRMNFSGASGIEVPPERRELSMIFQSYALWPHMTAFQNVAYPLESKRGGKVGKDEIARRVRRVLELVGIPELERQYPNQMSGGQQQRVALARALVNGDGLVLFDEPLSNVDAKVREQLRVELVTMQRELGFSAVFVTHDQVEAMELAHRIAVLRNGRVEQFAPPREVYERPSTRYVANFIGTTNELVGTLRERSADEVVVETALGAVVGVPSPTSLDAGTEVAALWRPERCRLTLEEPDTVNRWRARVQASMFVGSHTEYLVQVGDRRFRTWSADSDSWQSDTDVWLSVAPQHVRVLDAGTPAA